Proteins encoded in a region of the Equus asinus isolate D_3611 breed Donkey chromosome X, EquAss-T2T_v2, whole genome shotgun sequence genome:
- the CCDC120 gene encoding coiled-coil domain-containing protein 120 isoform X1 codes for MEVKGQLISSPTFNASAALFGEAAPQVKSERLRGLLDRQRALQEALSLKLQELRKVCLQEAELTGQLPPECPLEPGERPQLVRRRPPAARAYPPLHPNPAHHSLCPTEELALEALEREVSVQQQIAAAARRLALAPELSAEQRRRRRQVQADALRRLHELEEQLGDVRARLGLPVLPPLSTGPVITTQGVCLGTRLAQLSQEDVVLHSESSSLSESGASHDNEEPRGCFPLAERPSPPKAWDQLRAVSGGSPERRTPWKPPPSDLYGDLKSRRNSVASPTSPTRSLPRSASSFEGRSVPATPVLTRGAGPQLCKPEGLHSRQWSGSQDSQMGFPRADPASDRASLFAARTRRSNSSEALLVDRAGGGGASSPPAPLVPPATGPPVCKSSEVLYERPQPTPAFSSRTTGPPDPPRAARPSSAAPASRGAPRLPPVCGDFLLDYSLDRGLPRGGGGAGWGELLPAAEVPGPLSRRDGLLAMLPGPPPVYAADVSSPLLRSKDPHTRATRTKPCGLPLEATEGPEVHPNPLLWMPPPTRIPPAGERSGHKNLALEGLRDWYIRNSGLASGPQRRPVLPHMGPQHPPFLHARCYEVGQALYGAPSQAPLPHSRSFTAPPVSGRYYADFLYPPELSARLSDLTLEGEQSSSSDPQTPGTLV; via the exons GAGCTGACTGGCCAACTGCCCCCTGAGTGCCCACTGGAGCCAGGTGAACGGCCTCAGTTGGTCCGCCGGCGGCCCCCTGCAGCCCGAGCCTACCCTCCACTGCACCCCAACCCAGCACACCACTCCTTGTGCCCTACTGAG GAGCTGGCTCTTGAGGCCCTGGAGCGTGAGGTGTCAGTGCAGCAGCAGATTGCGGCCGCTGCCCGCCGCCTGGCCTTGGCCCCCGAGCTGAGTGCCGAGCAGCGCCGACGCCGGCGCCAGGTGCAGGCAGACGCGCTGCGGAGGCTGCATGAGCTGGAGGAGCAGCTCGGGGACGTCCGGGCCCGCCTTGGCCTCCCAGTGCTCCCGCCACTGTCCACGGGGCCAGTTATCACCACCCAGGGAGTGTGCCTGGGCACGCGCCTCGCTCAGCTCAGCCAAG AGGATGTAGTTCTGCACTCGGAGAGCAGCTCCCTCTCAGAGTCTGGGGCCAGCCATGATAATG AGGAGCCCCGTGGCTGCTTCCCTTTGGCCGAGCGTCCCTCGCCACCCAAAGCCTGGGACCAGCTGCGGGCGGTGTCTGGGGGCAGCCCTGAGCGACGAACCCCGTGGAAACCACCCCCATCAGATCTTTATGGGGATCTGAAGAGCCGGCGGAACTCTGTGGCTAGCCCCACCAG CCCCACACGCTCGCTGCCCAGGAGTGCCTCCAGTTTTGAGGGGCGAAGTGTGCCTGCCACCCCTGTCCTCACCCGGGGCGCTGGCCCCCAGCTTTGCAA ACCCGAAGGCCTCCATTCTCGCCAGTGGTCCGGCAGCCAGGACTCCCAGATGGGCTTCCCACGGGCGGACCCTGCCTCCGACCGCGCCTCCCTCTTTGCAGCTCGCACCCGCCGCAGCAACAGCTCCGAGGCCCTGCTAGTGGACCGGGCAGGTGGTGGGGGAGCCAGCTCCCCACCTGCACCTCTGGTTCCCCCTGCCACTGGCCCCCCGGTCTGTAAGAGCAGTGAGGTGCTGTATGAGCGCCCCCAACCAacccctgccttctcctcccgCACAACAGGCCCCCCAGACCCTCCCCGGGCTGCCCGGCCTAGCTCAGCAGCCCCTGCCTCCCGTGGGGCCCCCCGGCTCCCACCTGTGTGCGGAGACTTCCTCTTGGACTACTCCCTGGACCGGGGCCTGCCCCGTGGTGGCGGCGGGGCAGGCTGGGGGGAGCTGCTGCCCGCAGCTGAGGTCCCAGGACCCCTCTCCCGCCGGGATGGGCTCCTCGCCATGCTCCCAGGCCCACCACCTGTGTATGCAGCTGACGTCAGCAGCCCCCTTCTCCGCAGCAAGGACCCCCACACCCGTGCCACCCGCACCAAGCCCTGTGGCCTGCCCCTGGAGGCCACTGAGGGTCCAGAGGTGCATCCAAACCCTCTGCTGTGGATGCCGCCGCCCACCCGTATCCCCCCAGCTGGTGAGCGCAGCGGCCACAAGAACCTTGCCCTGGAGGGGCTGCGGGACTGGTACATCCGGAACTCGGGACTGGCCTCGGGGCCCCAGCGCCGGCCTGTGCTCCCCCACATGGGCCCGCAACACCCACCCTTCCTCCATGCCCGCTGCTATGAGGTGGGCCAGGCGCTGTATGGGGCCCCCAGCCAGGCGCCGCTCCCACACTCAAGGAGTTTCACGGCGCCCCCTGTCTCCGGCAG ATACTACGCGGACTTCCTGTACCCCCCGGAGCTGAGCGCTCGTTTAAGTGACCTGACGCTAGAGGGGGAGCAGTCCTCCAGTTCTGACCCCCAGACCCCGGGGACACTGGTCTGA
- the CCDC120 gene encoding coiled-coil domain-containing protein 120 isoform X2, which translates to MEVKAALFGEAAPQVKSERLRGLLDRQRALQEALSLKLQELRKVCLQEAELTGQLPPECPLEPGERPQLVRRRPPAARAYPPLHPNPAHHSLCPTEELALEALEREVSVQQQIAAAARRLALAPELSAEQRRRRRQVQADALRRLHELEEQLGDVRARLGLPVLPPLSTGPVITTQGVCLGTRLAQLSQEDVVLHSESSSLSESGASHDNEEPRGCFPLAERPSPPKAWDQLRAVSGGSPERRTPWKPPPSDLYGDLKSRRNSVASPTSPTRSLPRSASSFEGRSVPATPVLTRGAGPQLCKPEGLHSRQWSGSQDSQMGFPRADPASDRASLFAARTRRSNSSEALLVDRAGGGGASSPPAPLVPPATGPPVCKSSEVLYERPQPTPAFSSRTTGPPDPPRAARPSSAAPASRGAPRLPPVCGDFLLDYSLDRGLPRGGGGAGWGELLPAAEVPGPLSRRDGLLAMLPGPPPVYAADVSSPLLRSKDPHTRATRTKPCGLPLEATEGPEVHPNPLLWMPPPTRIPPAGERSGHKNLALEGLRDWYIRNSGLASGPQRRPVLPHMGPQHPPFLHARCYEVGQALYGAPSQAPLPHSRSFTAPPVSGRYYADFLYPPELSARLSDLTLEGEQSSSSDPQTPGTLV; encoded by the exons GAGCTGACTGGCCAACTGCCCCCTGAGTGCCCACTGGAGCCAGGTGAACGGCCTCAGTTGGTCCGCCGGCGGCCCCCTGCAGCCCGAGCCTACCCTCCACTGCACCCCAACCCAGCACACCACTCCTTGTGCCCTACTGAG GAGCTGGCTCTTGAGGCCCTGGAGCGTGAGGTGTCAGTGCAGCAGCAGATTGCGGCCGCTGCCCGCCGCCTGGCCTTGGCCCCCGAGCTGAGTGCCGAGCAGCGCCGACGCCGGCGCCAGGTGCAGGCAGACGCGCTGCGGAGGCTGCATGAGCTGGAGGAGCAGCTCGGGGACGTCCGGGCCCGCCTTGGCCTCCCAGTGCTCCCGCCACTGTCCACGGGGCCAGTTATCACCACCCAGGGAGTGTGCCTGGGCACGCGCCTCGCTCAGCTCAGCCAAG AGGATGTAGTTCTGCACTCGGAGAGCAGCTCCCTCTCAGAGTCTGGGGCCAGCCATGATAATG AGGAGCCCCGTGGCTGCTTCCCTTTGGCCGAGCGTCCCTCGCCACCCAAAGCCTGGGACCAGCTGCGGGCGGTGTCTGGGGGCAGCCCTGAGCGACGAACCCCGTGGAAACCACCCCCATCAGATCTTTATGGGGATCTGAAGAGCCGGCGGAACTCTGTGGCTAGCCCCACCAG CCCCACACGCTCGCTGCCCAGGAGTGCCTCCAGTTTTGAGGGGCGAAGTGTGCCTGCCACCCCTGTCCTCACCCGGGGCGCTGGCCCCCAGCTTTGCAA ACCCGAAGGCCTCCATTCTCGCCAGTGGTCCGGCAGCCAGGACTCCCAGATGGGCTTCCCACGGGCGGACCCTGCCTCCGACCGCGCCTCCCTCTTTGCAGCTCGCACCCGCCGCAGCAACAGCTCCGAGGCCCTGCTAGTGGACCGGGCAGGTGGTGGGGGAGCCAGCTCCCCACCTGCACCTCTGGTTCCCCCTGCCACTGGCCCCCCGGTCTGTAAGAGCAGTGAGGTGCTGTATGAGCGCCCCCAACCAacccctgccttctcctcccgCACAACAGGCCCCCCAGACCCTCCCCGGGCTGCCCGGCCTAGCTCAGCAGCCCCTGCCTCCCGTGGGGCCCCCCGGCTCCCACCTGTGTGCGGAGACTTCCTCTTGGACTACTCCCTGGACCGGGGCCTGCCCCGTGGTGGCGGCGGGGCAGGCTGGGGGGAGCTGCTGCCCGCAGCTGAGGTCCCAGGACCCCTCTCCCGCCGGGATGGGCTCCTCGCCATGCTCCCAGGCCCACCACCTGTGTATGCAGCTGACGTCAGCAGCCCCCTTCTCCGCAGCAAGGACCCCCACACCCGTGCCACCCGCACCAAGCCCTGTGGCCTGCCCCTGGAGGCCACTGAGGGTCCAGAGGTGCATCCAAACCCTCTGCTGTGGATGCCGCCGCCCACCCGTATCCCCCCAGCTGGTGAGCGCAGCGGCCACAAGAACCTTGCCCTGGAGGGGCTGCGGGACTGGTACATCCGGAACTCGGGACTGGCCTCGGGGCCCCAGCGCCGGCCTGTGCTCCCCCACATGGGCCCGCAACACCCACCCTTCCTCCATGCCCGCTGCTATGAGGTGGGCCAGGCGCTGTATGGGGCCCCCAGCCAGGCGCCGCTCCCACACTCAAGGAGTTTCACGGCGCCCCCTGTCTCCGGCAG ATACTACGCGGACTTCCTGTACCCCCCGGAGCTGAGCGCTCGTTTAAGTGACCTGACGCTAGAGGGGGAGCAGTCCTCCAGTTCTGACCCCCAGACCCCGGGGACACTGGTCTGA
- the CCDC120 gene encoding coiled-coil domain-containing protein 120 isoform X3, producing MEVKAALFGEAAPQVKSERLRGLLDRQRALQEALSLKLQELRKVCLQEAELTGQLPPECPLEPGERPQLVRRRPPAARAYPPLHPNPAHHSLCPTEELALEALEREVSVQQQIAAAARRLALAPELSAEQRRRRRQVQADALRRLHELEEQLGDVRARLGLPVLPPLSTGPVITTQGVCLGTRLAQLSQEDVVLHSESSSLSESGASHDNEEPRGCFPLAERPSPPKAWDQLRAVSGGSPERRTPWKPPPSDLYGDLKSRRNSVASPTSPTRSLPRSASSFEGRSVPATPVLTRGAGPQLCKPEGLHSRQWSGSQDSQMGFPRADPASDRASLFAARTRRSNSSEALLVDRAGGGGASSPPAPLVPPATGPPVCKSSEVLYERPQPTPAFSSRTTGPPDPPRAARPSSAAPASRGAPRLPPVCGDFLLDYSLDRGLPRGGGGAGWGELLPAAEVPGPLSRRDGLLAMLPGPPPVYAADVSSPLLRSKDPHTRATRTKPCGLPLEATEGPEVHPNPLLWMPPPTRIPPAGERSGHKNLALEGLRDWYIRNSGLASGPQRRPVLPHMGPQHPPFLHARCYEVGQALYGAPSQAPLPHSRSFTAPPVSGRYGGCFY from the exons GAGCTGACTGGCCAACTGCCCCCTGAGTGCCCACTGGAGCCAGGTGAACGGCCTCAGTTGGTCCGCCGGCGGCCCCCTGCAGCCCGAGCCTACCCTCCACTGCACCCCAACCCAGCACACCACTCCTTGTGCCCTACTGAG GAGCTGGCTCTTGAGGCCCTGGAGCGTGAGGTGTCAGTGCAGCAGCAGATTGCGGCCGCTGCCCGCCGCCTGGCCTTGGCCCCCGAGCTGAGTGCCGAGCAGCGCCGACGCCGGCGCCAGGTGCAGGCAGACGCGCTGCGGAGGCTGCATGAGCTGGAGGAGCAGCTCGGGGACGTCCGGGCCCGCCTTGGCCTCCCAGTGCTCCCGCCACTGTCCACGGGGCCAGTTATCACCACCCAGGGAGTGTGCCTGGGCACGCGCCTCGCTCAGCTCAGCCAAG AGGATGTAGTTCTGCACTCGGAGAGCAGCTCCCTCTCAGAGTCTGGGGCCAGCCATGATAATG AGGAGCCCCGTGGCTGCTTCCCTTTGGCCGAGCGTCCCTCGCCACCCAAAGCCTGGGACCAGCTGCGGGCGGTGTCTGGGGGCAGCCCTGAGCGACGAACCCCGTGGAAACCACCCCCATCAGATCTTTATGGGGATCTGAAGAGCCGGCGGAACTCTGTGGCTAGCCCCACCAG CCCCACACGCTCGCTGCCCAGGAGTGCCTCCAGTTTTGAGGGGCGAAGTGTGCCTGCCACCCCTGTCCTCACCCGGGGCGCTGGCCCCCAGCTTTGCAA ACCCGAAGGCCTCCATTCTCGCCAGTGGTCCGGCAGCCAGGACTCCCAGATGGGCTTCCCACGGGCGGACCCTGCCTCCGACCGCGCCTCCCTCTTTGCAGCTCGCACCCGCCGCAGCAACAGCTCCGAGGCCCTGCTAGTGGACCGGGCAGGTGGTGGGGGAGCCAGCTCCCCACCTGCACCTCTGGTTCCCCCTGCCACTGGCCCCCCGGTCTGTAAGAGCAGTGAGGTGCTGTATGAGCGCCCCCAACCAacccctgccttctcctcccgCACAACAGGCCCCCCAGACCCTCCCCGGGCTGCCCGGCCTAGCTCAGCAGCCCCTGCCTCCCGTGGGGCCCCCCGGCTCCCACCTGTGTGCGGAGACTTCCTCTTGGACTACTCCCTGGACCGGGGCCTGCCCCGTGGTGGCGGCGGGGCAGGCTGGGGGGAGCTGCTGCCCGCAGCTGAGGTCCCAGGACCCCTCTCCCGCCGGGATGGGCTCCTCGCCATGCTCCCAGGCCCACCACCTGTGTATGCAGCTGACGTCAGCAGCCCCCTTCTCCGCAGCAAGGACCCCCACACCCGTGCCACCCGCACCAAGCCCTGTGGCCTGCCCCTGGAGGCCACTGAGGGTCCAGAGGTGCATCCAAACCCTCTGCTGTGGATGCCGCCGCCCACCCGTATCCCCCCAGCTGGTGAGCGCAGCGGCCACAAGAACCTTGCCCTGGAGGGGCTGCGGGACTGGTACATCCGGAACTCGGGACTGGCCTCGGGGCCCCAGCGCCGGCCTGTGCTCCCCCACATGGGCCCGCAACACCCACCCTTCCTCCATGCCCGCTGCTATGAGGTGGGCCAGGCGCTGTATGGGGCCCCCAGCCAGGCGCCGCTCCCACACTCAAGGAGTTTCACGGCGCCCCCTGTCTCCGGCAGGTATGGGGGGTGCTTTTACTGA